A single Bosea sp. PAMC 26642 DNA region contains:
- the cysT gene encoding sulfate ABC transporter permease subunit CysT, which translates to MTPLAVATSPVSASRWRQHSVLPGFGLALGVTLSALCLIVLVPLAALVIKAASAGPADIWAIASSARTLAALRLSVLGALVAACTNAVFGLMLAWVLVRYEFPGRRLVDAAVDLPFALPTAVAGISLAAIYAPNGWVGAWLAPYGIKVAYTPLGVMVALVFVGLPFVVRTVQPVLEELQSDVEEAAALLGASRWRTVATVLLPPIYPALLTGFVLAFARAVGEYGSVIFIAGNVPMVSEIAPLLIVIRLEQFDYAGAAVVAMLMLLISFGLIFAVNLIQASARRRFGDV; encoded by the coding sequence GTGACGCCTTTGGCCGTCGCGACCTCCCCCGTGTCGGCGTCACGCTGGCGCCAGCACAGCGTTCTTCCGGGCTTCGGCCTGGCGCTCGGGGTCACGTTGAGCGCGCTCTGCCTGATCGTGCTCGTGCCGCTGGCGGCGCTCGTCATCAAGGCCGCAAGCGCCGGTCCCGCCGACATCTGGGCGATCGCGAGTTCGGCGCGAACGCTGGCGGCGCTGCGGCTCTCGGTGCTGGGCGCCCTGGTCGCGGCCTGCACCAATGCGGTGTTCGGCCTGATGCTGGCCTGGGTGCTGGTGCGCTACGAGTTTCCTGGACGGCGACTGGTCGATGCAGCGGTCGATCTGCCCTTCGCTTTGCCGACCGCCGTCGCCGGGATTTCGCTGGCAGCGATTTATGCGCCCAACGGCTGGGTCGGAGCGTGGCTCGCTCCTTATGGGATCAAGGTCGCCTATACGCCGCTCGGCGTGATGGTGGCGCTGGTCTTCGTCGGCCTGCCCTTCGTGGTCCGGACGGTCCAGCCGGTGCTGGAAGAACTGCAGTCCGACGTCGAGGAGGCCGCGGCGCTGCTCGGGGCGAGCCGCTGGCGAACCGTCGCCACGGTGCTGCTGCCGCCGATCTACCCGGCGCTGCTGACCGGCTTCGTGCTCGCATTCGCGCGCGCCGTGGGCGAATATGGATCGGTGATCTTCATCGCCGGCAATGTGCCGATGGTGTCGGAGATCGCGCCGCTGCTCATCGTCATCCGGCTGGAACAGTTCGACTATGCCGGCGCGGCGGTCGTGGCCATGCTGATGCTGCTGATCTCCTTTGGACTGATCTTCGCCGTGAACCTGATCCAGGCCAGCGCGCGACGGAGGTTCGGCGATGTCTGA
- a CDS encoding sulfate ABC transporter substrate-binding protein yields MTRALLFRRFFRTGLVIGAFSLCLGATTGVRAQTELLNVSYDPTRELYRDLNAAFIAEWKAKTGEILSIRQSHGGSGSQARSVIDGLNADVVTLALAGDIDAIAERSRKLPLDWQKRLPQNAAPYTSTIVFLTRKGNPKGIKDWGDLARPGVSVITPNPKTSGGARWNYLAAWAWAEKAYGKDDSKVRDYIAAVLKNVPVLDTGARGSTTTFAQRAQGDVLLSWENEAFLVLKEFGADKFDIVVPSLSILAEPPVAVVDGNVDAKGTRAPAQAYLEFFYTPKAQAIIAKNFYRPRNSEAVAAEDLARFPKLDLVTIDGAFGGWAKAQKEHFGDGGTFDQLYKPAR; encoded by the coding sequence ATGACACGCGCTCTTCTTTTCCGCCGCTTCTTCCGCACAGGCTTGGTGATCGGCGCTTTCTCGCTCTGCTTGGGTGCAACCACCGGTGTGCGGGCGCAGACAGAGCTTCTGAACGTGTCCTACGATCCGACCCGCGAACTCTATCGTGATCTCAACGCTGCATTCATCGCCGAGTGGAAGGCCAAGACGGGCGAGATCCTGTCGATCCGGCAGTCGCATGGCGGCTCGGGTTCGCAGGCGCGTTCCGTGATCGACGGCCTCAATGCCGACGTCGTGACGCTCGCCCTGGCGGGCGATATCGACGCGATCGCCGAGCGCTCGAGGAAGTTGCCGCTCGACTGGCAGAAGCGCCTTCCGCAGAACGCCGCGCCCTATACCTCGACGATCGTCTTCCTGACCCGCAAGGGCAATCCCAAGGGAATTAAGGATTGGGGTGATCTCGCCAGGCCCGGCGTCAGCGTGATCACGCCCAATCCGAAAACCTCCGGTGGCGCGCGCTGGAACTATCTCGCCGCCTGGGCCTGGGCCGAGAAGGCCTATGGCAAGGACGACAGCAAGGTGCGCGACTACATCGCCGCCGTGCTCAAGAACGTGCCGGTCCTCGATACGGGAGCGCGCGGCTCGACCACGACCTTCGCCCAGCGCGCTCAGGGCGACGTTCTGCTGTCCTGGGAAAACGAGGCGTTCCTCGTCCTCAAGGAGTTCGGCGCCGACAAGTTCGATATCGTCGTCCCGTCGCTGTCGATCCTGGCGGAGCCGCCGGTCGCCGTGGTCGATGGCAATGTCGATGCCAAAGGCACGCGCGCTCCAGCCCAAGCCTACCTCGAATTCTTCTATACGCCGAAGGCCCAGGCCATCATCGCGAAAAACTTCTACCGGCCGCGCAACAGCGAAGCGGTTGCGGCCGAGGATCTGGCGCGCTTCCCCAAGCTCGATCTCGTGACCATCGATGGTGCCTTCGGCGGCTGGGCGAAGGCGCAGAAGGAGCATTTCGGCGACGGCGGTACCTTCGACCAGCTCTACAAGCCGGCGCGGTGA
- the cysG gene encoding siroheme synthase CysG, protein MTGRRPEPSIARRIERLATLPLFHKLDGRKVVLVGGSEGALWKAELLTAAGADLLVLSEHDSELFAALAADPPAGRVEVLARGWQPGDLDGAALAIGDIEELDDARAFVAAARGAGVPVNVVDKPEFCDFAFGSLVNRSPLIVAISTDGAAPVFGQAIRTKIEALLPAGLKQWAQAAKDWRPAVQARALPFHLRRAFWEMFTHRAMAAPERAPDTGDEDLLFAALGRAEAVHEGTGRVTLVGAGPGDPELLTLKAVRVLQSADIILYDDLVSPGVLELARREAKRMMVGKTGYGPSVKQSDINTLIVSLASQGKHVVRLKGGDPGIFGRAGEEIAACEAAGLPVAIVPGISAAQGAAASLGLSLTHRDHARRLQFVTGHARSGDLPEDLDWRAMADPYATTVIYMARATLTGFRDRALAAGLDPQTPAIAVQSATLPDEVTIVATVATLPERLGELPTGGPVLVLLGRALGSARVRADSLDERRSA, encoded by the coding sequence ATGACCGGCAGACGACCCGAACCGTCCATCGCGCGCCGCATCGAGCGGCTGGCGACCTTGCCGCTGTTCCACAAGCTGGACGGGCGCAAGGTCGTGCTCGTGGGCGGCAGCGAGGGCGCGCTCTGGAAAGCCGAGTTGCTGACGGCGGCCGGAGCCGATCTGCTGGTGCTGTCCGAGCACGATTCGGAGCTGTTCGCCGCTTTGGCGGCCGACCCTCCGGCCGGCCGGGTCGAGGTCCTGGCGCGCGGCTGGCAACCTGGCGATCTTGACGGCGCCGCACTTGCCATCGGCGATATCGAGGAGCTTGACGACGCGCGCGCCTTCGTCGCCGCTGCTCGAGGGGCCGGCGTGCCGGTCAATGTCGTCGATAAGCCGGAATTTTGCGATTTCGCCTTCGGGTCGCTGGTCAACCGCTCGCCGCTGATCGTCGCGATCTCGACCGACGGAGCCGCGCCGGTCTTCGGCCAAGCGATCCGCACGAAGATCGAGGCGCTGCTTCCCGCCGGCCTCAAGCAGTGGGCGCAGGCTGCGAAGGACTGGCGGCCGGCCGTACAGGCACGCGCCCTGCCCTTCCACCTGCGCCGGGCCTTCTGGGAAATGTTCACGCATCGGGCGATGGCGGCGCCCGAGCGCGCGCCGGACACCGGCGACGAGGATCTGCTGTTTGCGGCGCTCGGCCGGGCCGAGGCCGTGCATGAGGGCACTGGCCGGGTGACGCTGGTCGGCGCCGGCCCCGGCGATCCCGAATTGCTGACGCTGAAGGCGGTGCGGGTGCTGCAGAGCGCCGACATCATTCTCTATGACGATCTCGTCTCGCCGGGCGTGCTGGAGTTGGCACGCCGCGAGGCGAAGCGGATGATGGTCGGAAAGACCGGCTACGGCCCGTCCGTCAAGCAGTCCGACATCAATACACTGATCGTCTCGCTCGCCAGTCAGGGCAAGCATGTCGTGCGGCTCAAGGGCGGCGACCCCGGCATATTCGGGCGGGCGGGTGAGGAAATCGCCGCTTGCGAGGCTGCGGGCCTGCCCGTGGCGATCGTGCCGGGGATTTCGGCTGCGCAGGGTGCGGCCGCATCGCTGGGCCTGTCGCTGACCCATCGCGACCATGCACGTCGGTTGCAATTCGTCACCGGTCACGCCCGCAGCGGCGATCTGCCCGAGGATCTCGACTGGCGCGCCATGGCCGATCCGTATGCCACGACGGTGATCTACATGGCACGCGCGACCCTGACCGGCTTTCGCGACCGGGCCCTGGCCGCCGGGCTCGATCCGCAGACGCCGGCGATCGCGGTTCAGTCCGCGACTCTGCCCGATGAAGTGACGATCGTCGCCACCGTTGCGACGCTTCCCGAACGGCTTGGAGAACTCCCGACGGGCGGCCCGGTGCTGGTGCTCCTTGGGCGCGCACTCGGTTCGGCCCGAGTGCGGGCCGACAGCCTGGACGAGAGACGGAGCGCCTGA
- a CDS encoding SDR family NAD(P)-dependent oxidoreductase, which yields MSDCPKILITGATDGIGQRAALDLARSGAHLILTARSEAKAARTRAAIEEAAPGTHVDVHFVDFSDLAAVVTTGKAIAAQHPRIDVLINNAGLHAFEQRVTKDGYAEMIAVNYFAPWLLTDTLRETLVHSAPSRIVTIGSEASRRSGDLDLERDLLDTALFTAPGSSRIYGRTKLLNIMFSLELARQLRWTGVAVNCLCPGFNVTGLGRELHFARPLATVLNWLGIGNPERGAGGIVRLATHQGFGQQTGAYVSARNARPLTPVTPADSEEARRQLWEKTTETLARFR from the coding sequence ATGTCCGATTGCCCGAAAATTCTTATCACCGGCGCCACCGATGGGATCGGCCAACGCGCCGCTCTCGATCTTGCCCGAAGCGGCGCCCACCTCATCCTGACCGCGCGCAGTGAAGCCAAGGCTGCGCGGACCCGCGCCGCGATCGAAGAGGCGGCTCCTGGCACACATGTCGATGTGCATTTTGTGGACTTCTCAGATTTGGCCGCTGTCGTGACGACCGGCAAGGCCATTGCTGCGCAGCATCCGCGCATCGATGTGCTCATCAACAATGCGGGCCTGCACGCCTTCGAGCAGCGCGTCACCAAGGACGGTTATGCGGAAATGATCGCCGTCAACTATTTCGCCCCTTGGTTGCTGACGGACACCTTGCGGGAAACCCTCGTGCATTCCGCACCTTCGCGCATCGTCACCATTGGCTCGGAAGCATCGCGCCGGAGCGGCGATCTCGACCTCGAAAGGGACTTGCTCGATACCGCGCTCTTCACCGCGCCTGGATCGTCGAGGATCTATGGCCGAACCAAGCTTTTGAACATTATGTTCTCCCTCGAACTGGCCCGCCAGCTCAGGTGGACAGGGGTAGCCGTCAATTGCCTGTGTCCGGGCTTCAACGTCACGGGGCTCGGCCGTGAACTGCACTTTGCTCGCCCGCTTGCGACGGTGCTGAACTGGCTTGGCATCGGCAATCCGGAACGCGGTGCGGGGGGCATCGTAAGGCTCGCCACACATCAGGGGTTCGGTCAGCAGACCGGGGCGTATGTCTCGGCGCGGAACGCCCGCCCGCTGACGCCGGTTACCCCAGCGGATAGCGAGGAAGCACGGCGACAATTATGGGAAAAGACCACCGAAACCCTGGCTCGCTTCCGCTGA
- a CDS encoding MarR family winged helix-turn-helix transcriptional regulator: MSKTRRELTTELGGQLNVLLVASRTVMTASAAGFHPALQPAAYQLAAMLAGQGPTKAGLLAERLGMDKSAISRLAKSLCDNGLAHASTDPNDGRAIVYSLTDAGRDGIQAANAVKSGAFFSRVDGWSDAELTLFIGLLKKFNRI, encoded by the coding sequence ATGAGCAAGACGCGCAGGGAGCTCACGACGGAGTTGGGCGGCCAGCTGAACGTCCTGCTCGTTGCGTCCCGCACGGTCATGACCGCTTCGGCCGCCGGGTTTCATCCTGCTCTTCAGCCCGCCGCCTACCAGCTTGCCGCCATGCTTGCCGGCCAGGGCCCCACAAAGGCGGGACTGCTTGCCGAACGGCTCGGTATGGACAAGAGCGCCATCAGCCGGTTGGCAAAATCCCTTTGCGACAACGGGCTGGCGCACGCCTCGACTGATCCGAACGATGGGCGGGCGATCGTCTATAGTTTGACCGACGCGGGGCGCGACGGAATTCAAGCCGCGAACGCGGTCAAATCCGGCGCGTTCTTTTCGCGCGTGGATGGGTGGAGCGATGCCGAACTCACGCTGTTCATCGGCTTGCTGAAAAAGTTCAACCGAATTTGA
- a CDS encoding septal ring lytic transglycosylase RlpA family protein, with the protein MSATTGPREAPPSKSVSGRVARLGCVALAGLFLANCASDQVAKRGKSKEIGAFSHAKYGPASPRVVAEGEDVPKGGGRQMIGKTYSVAGKRYTPYDKPVGYTMVGTASWYGEAFHGRRTANGEVYDRFGISAAHPTMPLPAYARVTNVLNNRSIIVRVNDRGPYHGNRLMDVSQKTADALAFRHLGTARIKLEYLGQASLAGSDDNLLLATLRTDGQPAAIPGTSAPTMVASAGQVFTSRSASADLDDQRSSPVREETVRPSQQPVVQAYAPEPVRTIAPSTPVAASLVSSTSSSAGVPVRGAPLPPSRPFDLDTIANAGTPVRVRPTATPLPPLRNTVASLFAAPERAPAERFSATHPLARDLVAQALQPLSRN; encoded by the coding sequence TTGTCAGCCACGACCGGACCGCGCGAAGCGCCGCCCTCCAAATCCGTCTCCGGCCGAGTAGCAAGGCTCGGCTGCGTCGCTCTTGCAGGGCTTTTTCTCGCCAACTGCGCCAGCGACCAGGTCGCCAAACGCGGCAAGTCCAAGGAAATCGGCGCCTTCTCCCATGCCAAATACGGGCCGGCGAGCCCGCGCGTCGTCGCGGAAGGCGAAGATGTTCCCAAGGGCGGTGGCCGCCAGATGATCGGCAAGACCTATTCGGTCGCCGGCAAGCGCTACACCCCCTATGACAAGCCTGTCGGCTATACGATGGTCGGCACCGCCTCCTGGTACGGCGAGGCCTTCCATGGCCGCCGCACCGCCAATGGCGAGGTCTATGATCGCTTCGGCATCAGCGCCGCTCACCCGACCATGCCGTTGCCGGCCTATGCCCGCGTCACCAATGTCCTGAACAATCGCTCGATCATCGTACGCGTCAACGATCGCGGCCCTTACCACGGCAACCGGCTGATGGACGTCTCGCAGAAGACGGCCGATGCGCTCGCATTCCGCCATCTCGGCACCGCCCGCATCAAGCTGGAATATCTCGGCCAGGCCTCGCTCGCCGGCTCAGACGACAATCTCCTGCTCGCCACACTCCGGACAGACGGCCAGCCCGCCGCGATCCCGGGAACGAGCGCTCCGACCATGGTCGCAAGTGCCGGACAGGTCTTCACCTCGCGTTCCGCCAGCGCCGATCTCGACGATCAAAGGTCGTCGCCGGTCCGCGAAGAGACCGTTCGCCCGTCGCAGCAGCCGGTGGTCCAGGCCTATGCCCCCGAGCCGGTGCGGACGATCGCCCCCTCGACACCCGTCGCGGCGAGCCTGGTGTCCTCGACATCCTCCAGCGCCGGCGTTCCGGTCCGTGGCGCGCCGCTGCCGCCCAGCCGCCCCTTCGATCTCGACACCATCGCCAACGCCGGGACGCCGGTTCGGGTCCGCCCGACTGCGACGCCGCTGCCGCCGCTGCGCAACACCGTCGCCAGCCTGTTCGCGGCGCCCGAACGCGCCCCGGCCGAACGGTTTTCGGCGACGCATCCGCTGGCGCGCGATCTCGTGGCGCAGGCGCTGCAGCCGCTGTCGCGGAATTGA
- a CDS encoding D-alanyl-D-alanine carboxypeptidase family protein, whose translation MSALAFSPIHGLQTHRLGRALAGAALLFVSAGGINDAQAQAFQSPATFAVLLDSASGTVLYEKAADELMVPASLAKLATVLVAFQEIEQGRLTLDSEIGISENAWRKGGGVSGGSSMFAQLNSRVKLNDILHGIIVQSGNDASIALAEAVAGDEANFARLMTERVRALGLTKSVFRNATGMGDPQQKVTARELAKLSDHIIRTYPELYKIFGQREFTWNKIKQQNRNPLLTMDIGADGLKTGNIDDAGYGLVGSAVQSGQRLIVVVNGLKTARDRAVEARKLLEWGFRSFEPRRVFSEGEIVGEASVFGGEKGRVGLKAKGAVSLLLPRGSSERLNARIVYRGPLTVPVREGDEIARLLVTRGEVKTLDIPLYAAESVEPGTLQRRALDALIEVSTGWVRKALGRS comes from the coding sequence ATGAGCGCTCTCGCTTTCTCGCCCATTCATGGTTTGCAGACGCATCGCCTCGGGCGGGCGCTCGCCGGTGCGGCGCTGCTTTTCGTATCGGCAGGCGGGATCAATGACGCGCAGGCGCAGGCCTTCCAGTCGCCCGCCACCTTTGCCGTACTGCTCGATTCCGCCAGCGGCACGGTGCTCTACGAGAAGGCCGCCGATGAGCTGATGGTGCCGGCGAGCCTGGCCAAGCTCGCAACCGTCCTTGTCGCCTTTCAGGAAATCGAGCAGGGCCGTCTGACGCTCGATAGCGAGATCGGCATTTCCGAGAATGCCTGGCGCAAGGGCGGCGGCGTCTCGGGCGGGTCGAGCATGTTCGCGCAACTCAATAGCCGGGTGAAGCTCAACGACATCCTGCACGGCATCATCGTCCAGTCCGGCAACGATGCCTCGATCGCGCTGGCCGAAGCGGTTGCCGGCGACGAGGCCAATTTCGCCAGGCTGATGACCGAGCGCGTCCGCGCATTAGGCCTGACCAAGTCGGTGTTCCGCAATGCCACCGGCATGGGCGATCCGCAGCAGAAGGTCACCGCCCGCGAACTCGCAAAGCTCTCCGATCACATCATCCGGACCTATCCCGAGCTCTACAAGATATTCGGCCAGCGCGAATTCACCTGGAACAAGATCAAACAGCAGAACCGCAACCCACTGCTGACCATGGATATCGGCGCCGACGGCCTCAAGACCGGCAATATCGACGATGCCGGGTATGGGTTAGTCGGATCGGCCGTGCAGAGCGGCCAGCGGCTGATCGTCGTCGTCAACGGCCTGAAGACCGCACGTGATCGCGCCGTCGAAGCGCGCAAGCTGCTGGAATGGGGTTTTCGCTCCTTCGAGCCGCGCCGCGTCTTCAGCGAGGGCGAGATCGTAGGCGAGGCCAGCGTCTTCGGCGGCGAGAAGGGCCGCGTCGGATTGAAGGCCAAGGGCGCGGTCAGCCTGCTGCTGCCGCGCGGCAGTTCCGAACGCCTCAACGCCCGCATCGTCTATCGCGGCCCTCTCACCGTGCCGGTGCGCGAAGGCGACGAGATCGCCAGGCTGCTGGTCACGCGCGGCGAGGTCAAGACGCTCGACATCCCGCTCTATGCGGCCGAAAGCGTCGAACCCGGCACGCTGCAACGCCGCGCGCTCGATGCGCTGATCGAGGTTTCGACCGGCTGGGTGCGAAAAGCCCTCGGCCGGAGCTGA
- the tmk gene encoding dTMP kinase, with the protein MTLEGGEGAGKSTLARVLAQRLAKQGVKVELTREPGGSPRAEAIRETILSGAVKPHGPFVEALMFSAARIDHIDRLIRPALARGDWVICDRFIDSTRAYQGVLGNIDKGLLAELERVTIDGLVPDLTFILDLPPEIGLARAARRRAPGEVSDRFESEALAFHRTLRQAYLAIAADEPGRCVILDAAQPPEALADDAWGALRQRLPMTESA; encoded by the coding sequence ATGACGCTCGAAGGTGGGGAGGGCGCGGGCAAATCGACGCTGGCGCGCGTCCTGGCGCAGCGTCTGGCCAAGCAAGGCGTCAAGGTCGAGCTGACGCGCGAACCCGGCGGCTCGCCGCGGGCCGAGGCGATCCGCGAGACCATCCTGTCGGGGGCGGTCAAGCCGCATGGTCCCTTCGTCGAGGCGCTGATGTTTTCCGCCGCGCGGATCGACCATATCGACCGGCTCATCCGCCCCGCTTTGGCGCGCGGCGACTGGGTGATCTGCGACCGCTTCATCGATTCGACCCGAGCCTATCAGGGCGTGCTCGGCAACATCGACAAGGGCCTGCTGGCCGAACTGGAACGCGTCACCATCGACGGCCTGGTCCCTGACCTGACATTCATTCTCGACCTGCCGCCCGAGATTGGGCTGGCCCGCGCCGCCCGCCGCCGGGCGCCCGGCGAGGTCAGCGACCGCTTCGAGAGCGAGGCGCTTGCCTTCCACCGCACCCTGCGCCAGGCCTATCTCGCCATTGCCGCCGACGAGCCGGGCCGCTGCGTCATACTCGACGCCGCTCAGCCGCCCGAGGCCCTTGCCGATGACGCCTGGGGCGCGCTGCGCCAGCGCCTGCCGATGACCGAAAGCGCCTGA
- a CDS encoding DNA polymerase III subunit delta', translating to MLQTSDEPDRMPSAPHPRETLALVGHGVQEHAFLDALRSGRLHHGWLLGGSEGIGKASFAYRVARFMLAAGDPLARAAHTDTLAMPADDPATRRIMAQSHPDLHLLRRIPKTDGKGYTSNIPIPAVRRILDRFGSSAAEGGWRICIVDSAEDMDRPSANALLKLLEEPPARALFLIVSHAPGRMLPTIRSRCRLLSFSALDAVQVAQAGRIALERMGGPFDESAIDRAATLADGSVRRALTYIDPETLALVEAVRARLDALPRLDLPALLALAEDVAGKAGESDFAVMIDTVQSWLSDHLHAHAAARPARLAPLAEVWEKLERAAREVETYNLDRRPLVMTMFHDLSDAVARSRAA from the coding sequence ATGCTCCAGACCAGCGACGAACCGGACCGCATGCCGAGCGCGCCGCATCCGCGCGAGACGCTCGCTCTGGTCGGCCATGGCGTGCAGGAACACGCCTTTCTCGACGCGCTCCGTTCAGGCCGCCTGCACCATGGTTGGTTGCTCGGCGGGTCAGAAGGCATCGGTAAGGCGAGCTTCGCCTATCGCGTCGCCCGCTTTATGCTGGCGGCTGGCGACCCGCTGGCACGCGCCGCTCATACGGACACGTTAGCGATGCCGGCGGACGATCCGGCGACGCGGCGCATCATGGCGCAGTCGCACCCCGACCTGCATCTCCTGCGCCGGATCCCGAAGACAGATGGGAAGGGCTATACCAGCAACATTCCCATCCCGGCCGTGCGTCGCATCCTCGACCGCTTCGGTTCGAGCGCGGCCGAGGGTGGCTGGCGCATCTGCATCGTCGACTCCGCCGAGGACATGGACCGGCCGTCCGCCAACGCCCTGCTGAAGCTGCTCGAAGAGCCGCCGGCGCGCGCGCTCTTCCTCATCGTTTCCCATGCACCCGGCCGGATGTTGCCGACGATCCGCTCGCGCTGCCGGCTACTGAGCTTTTCGGCACTGGACGCGGTGCAGGTTGCGCAGGCCGGGCGCATCGCGCTCGAACGTATGGGCGGCCCGTTCGACGAGTCGGCGATCGACCGGGCGGCAACTCTGGCGGACGGCTCGGTCAGGCGCGCCCTGACCTATATCGATCCGGAGACGCTGGCGCTGGTGGAGGCCGTGCGCGCCCGCCTCGACGCATTGCCGCGCCTCGATCTGCCGGCGTTGCTGGCGCTGGCGGAAGACGTCGCCGGAAAAGCCGGCGAGAGTGATTTCGCCGTGATGATCGACACGGTGCAGAGCTGGCTCTCCGACCACCTTCATGCGCATGCGGCGGCACGGCCGGCGCGCCTTGCACCGCTGGCGGAGGTATGGGAAAAGCTCGAGCGCGCCGCTCGCGAGGTCGAAACCTACAATCTCGACCGCCGCCCGCTCGTGATGACGATGTTTCATGATCTGTCGGATGCGGTCGCCCGCTCGCGCGCAGCGTGA
- the metG gene encoding methionine--tRNA ligase: protein MAKAPKFYLTTAIHYTNGPPHIGHAYEMVASDAIARFKRLDGYDVFAMTGTDEHGQKVQRTAAQAGLEPKAYVDGIAHRFQEMEERLNCSFDRFIRTTDADHLPSTQELWRRMEANGDIYLAKYAGWYSVRDEAFYGEEETTLLADGSRLGGQGTPVEWVEEESYFFRLKSYQDRLLKLYEEVPDFISPPTRRNEIVSFVKSGLEDLSISRTTFDWGLPVPGDPKHVMYVWVDALNNYVTGTGFPDPEDPRAHYWPADVHIIGKDIVRFHTVYWPAFLMSAGLPLPKRVFGHGFLLTKGEKMSKSLGNVVDPFELADTYGVDQLRYFFLREVSFGQDGNYSHEAIVGRINADLANDLGNLAQRSLSMIAKNCEGRVPVCGTLAEADEAMLALADGALAKARTAMTDFALHVLLAEIWAVVAEANRYFAANEPWRLSKSDPARRDTVLYVTAEVIRQVAILVQPVMPDAMAKLLDLLAVAADARSFAALGEGGRLTAGTALPAPTGVFPRYVEPEAGQDASGKGA from the coding sequence ATGGCCAAGGCCCCGAAATTCTATCTGACGACCGCCATTCACTACACGAATGGCCCGCCTCATATCGGCCACGCCTATGAGATGGTGGCGTCGGACGCGATCGCGCGCTTCAAGCGGCTCGACGGCTACGACGTCTTCGCGATGACGGGAACCGACGAGCACGGCCAGAAAGTACAGCGGACGGCGGCGCAGGCCGGGCTCGAGCCGAAAGCTTATGTCGACGGCATCGCCCATCGCTTCCAGGAGATGGAGGAGCGGCTGAACTGCTCCTTCGACCGCTTTATCCGCACCACCGACGCCGACCATCTGCCCTCGACGCAGGAACTGTGGCGGCGGATGGAAGCCAATGGCGACATCTACCTTGCAAAGTATGCCGGGTGGTACTCGGTCCGCGACGAGGCCTTCTACGGCGAGGAGGAGACCACGCTCCTGGCTGACGGCTCGCGGCTGGGCGGGCAGGGGACGCCGGTCGAATGGGTCGAGGAGGAAAGCTATTTCTTCCGCCTCAAATCCTATCAGGACCGGCTCCTGAAGCTCTATGAGGAGGTGCCGGACTTCATCTCGCCGCCGACGCGCCGAAACGAAATCGTCTCCTTCGTGAAGAGTGGGCTCGAGGATCTCTCGATCAGCCGCACGACCTTCGACTGGGGCCTGCCCGTGCCGGGCGACCCCAAGCACGTGATGTATGTTTGGGTCGACGCGCTCAACAATTACGTCACCGGGACGGGCTTTCCCGATCCGGAGGATCCGCGCGCGCATTACTGGCCGGCCGATGTCCACATCATCGGCAAGGACATCGTGCGCTTTCACACTGTCTACTGGCCGGCCTTCCTGATGTCGGCCGGCCTGCCGCTGCCCAAGCGGGTCTTCGGCCATGGCTTCCTGCTCACCAAGGGCGAGAAGATGTCGAAGTCGCTCGGCAATGTCGTCGATCCCTTCGAACTGGCCGATACCTATGGTGTCGATCAGCTGCGCTATTTCTTCCTGCGCGAGGTCTCCTTCGGCCAGGACGGCAACTACAGCCATGAGGCGATCGTCGGCCGCATCAATGCCGATCTCGCCAACGATCTCGGCAATCTGGCCCAGCGCTCGCTCTCGATGATCGCCAAGAACTGCGAGGGCCGGGTGCCGGTCTGCGGGACGCTGGCAGAGGCCGATGAGGCAATGCTCGCGCTCGCCGACGGCGCACTTGCCAAGGCGCGCACGGCGATGACGGATTTCGCCCTGCATGTTCTGCTCGCCGAAATCTGGGCCGTCGTGGCCGAGGCCAACCGGTATTTCGCCGCTAACGAACCCTGGCGCCTGAGCAAGAGCGATCCGGCGCGTCGCGACACTGTGCTTTACGTCACCGCCGAGGTGATCCGGCAGGTCGCGATCCTCGTCCAGCCGGTGATGCCGGACGCCATGGCCAAGTTGCTCGACCTGCTCGCCGTCGCGGCCGATGCGCGCAGCTTTGCCGCGCTCGGCGAAGGCGGCCGGCTGACCGCAGGCACGGCACTGCCCGCTCCCACCGGCGTCTTCCCGCGCTATGTCGAGCCGGAGGCCGGCCAGGACGCGTCGGGCAAGGGCGCCTGA